Part of the Methylomonas rapida genome is shown below.
TTCATGTCGCCGATTTTTACATGCGCCGCAAGGCTTATGTCGCCGCTGTCAATCGCGCCAACCATATCATCAAGGAATACCAACGCACGCCGGCGGTACCCCATGCATTGCAAATCATGCAGGAAGCTTATAGCCAATTGGGCATGGACGATCTGGCGGCCGATGCCGAACGCGTATTCAAGTTGAATTATCCCAATGGCATACCCGTGGCCGATTACAAGGAAAAAACCCTCATGGAAGAAACCTGGGATGCGATGGGCATGGACAAATAAGGCTTGACTCGATTACTCGTTTTTCCAGCGGCAAGCGTGCTGTTGAGCTTCCCGGTAATGGTCGGCGCGCAGGAGCCACTGTTTCAAAACCGCTTTTTCACGCTATCACAAGGCAACGAGCTACTCTGCGCGACCAGTGAGCAACAATTCCTGCCCAGCGAGCAACTGGCCGGCATAATCCGTTTTTACGAGCAAGGCCATCCCAACCTGCGCCAGCAAGCCGTCGCGGTGCTAACCGATCACAAAGCCGCCGAACACCTGGCTGACTTGGCCGATTATCGGGAAGACTGCGCGGATAAGGCCTCGGTAGACTTGTGCATCCTGGAAAAATACTGGGGCGACAAGGATGCGGCTTGGCGAACGCTGGCGCTTTTTTACGACACTCGGACCGTGATCAAGCACAGCGAGGATTACCGCTATCAGGTAAAACGCTTCGAGGCCGATCATATTCGCGCATTCGAAAAAGCCATCCGCAAGATTCCGGCCTTTTTACGGCAAAACATCAGCAAGGCCAAACCGGTCGAAAATCTGGATCAGGAAATCGCCGGCAAGCCGACCGCGATGCAGGAATTGATCCGCGACGCCTATCAGGAAGATTACAACACCAGCATCTGGCAGGATCATACCCATCCTTTGACCTTTACGCCCGGCATAGGCTTTCGCTCGCAAACCGTTGCCCAGGTATTCAGTGGACAAAATCTGATCGTGTTCACGGTGAAGGAATTCGATAAAGGCAAAGAAGGCGGGGTTTACCGCGACATTGGCGTCCAATATCTGGTGGATTTTCGTCTGCCCATCGTCGTGCATGAAATCGCCCATACCATAGACAATTTTCATTTCTGGAACGGCGAGGACGATCTGTACTTTTTCTATAAGTACCACAAGATTTCCAACGACGAACAGATCATGAAAATCATCGCCGAGGCCAAGTTGGCGTTGTGGCCGTCAAAGTGGTTCGAGGCCTTCGAATATTTGCCGGAGATCAACGATGGCCGCTACGATGGCAATACGCAGGAAAAACTGGCCGAGCTGGTCGCGCAATACATCCTGATTCCGGAGCGTCTGCAACAAAGCGCGCCGGCAGCCTATCAATGGTTGCGCCAGGAGGTATTCCGCGGCATCGAATACCGGGGCTACGACACCTGCCCCACGCCGCTGACCAAACCCTTGTCGTGGTGGCAAAGGCATGCGAGTGGTAAACTGCTCGGACGCTGATTTTCAGGATACAGACATGGGCTTTGCACTGGAACAAGACAAGCATTACACCTACCGCGATTACCTGACCTGGCCGGACGATTTTCGTTGTGAATTGATCGACGGCAAAATCTACCTGATGACGCCGGCACCGTTATTGGCGCATCAGGACGTGGCTGGCGAGATATTCACGCAGGCTAAACTGGCGCTACGAGGCAAATCGTGCCGCGCCTTCATCGCGCCGGTCGACGTCCGCCTGCCATCGCCTGCCGAAGCCGACGAAAATACCGATGTCGTCGTGCAACCCGACGTATTCGTGGTGTGCGATGTCGGCAAGCTCGACCGGCGTGGGGTGCGCGGCGCGCCGGATTGGGTGGTGGAGGTGCTGTCACCGTCCACCGCCGGCAAGGATCAAATCGAAAAGCGCCGGATTTATGAACGTCATGGCGTTTTGGAATACTGGCTGGTGCATCCAACCGACCGGATTTTGACCATTTACCGTCTAATTAATGGCGAATTCGGCAAACCCGATATTTACCCGCTGGAGGAACAGACGCCGGTGGCTGTTCTGCCCGGCGTGACGATAGACTGGAACGAACTGGCGCCTTATTTGCGTGATGACGACCTCTGATACCATGAAAAAAAATCAACTCAATCCTTTGCAAGCGCAGTTGTTGAAATCCGGCCTGGCCAGCGAAGCCAAGGCCAGGGAAGCCAAGACGGAGAAGCGCAAACAGGACAAACTGAAACGCAATAACGGTGTCGACATCGTCGATGAGGTGAAGCTCAGTGCCGAGCAGGCGCGCCAACTACAAGCCGAGCGCGACCGGGAACTGAACCGGCAGCGCAAACTGGCTGAAGAACAAAAAGCCCTGGCCGCGCAAATCAAGCAAATCACCGAGCTCAATCGCATCGCGCAGGATGCCAACGGCCTGGCCTATCAGTTCAACCACGACAACAAGGTCAAAACCGTTTATGTCAACGACAAGGCGCGCGAAGCCTTGATCAACGGCCGCGCCGGCATCATCCATCTGGCGTCCGGCTATGAAATCGTCCCGGCGGAAATTGCCCGCAAAATTCAAGGTCGTGACGTGCATAGCGTCATCGTGCTGAATCAGCCAACACAAGACATCGCCGTGTCCGACGATCCCTACGCGGCCTATCAGATTCCCGACGATTTGATGTGGTGATGCCCCCTCGTTCGCGCTTCTCCACCTAGCCTTTGCCAGCCATGCAGCAATATTTGGATTTATTAAAAACACTACTCGAACAAGGTCAGCAAAAAGGCGACCGCACGGGTAGCGGCACCTTGTCGATTTTCGGCCATCAGATGCGCTTCAATCTGGCCGACGGTTTTCCGCTGGTGACCACCAAAAAAGTTCACCTGAAATCCATCATCCATGAGCTACTGTGGTTTTTGCAAGGCGATACCAACATCGCTTACCTAAAACAAAACGGAGTGACGATTTGGGACGAATGGGCCGACGCAAACGGCGAACTTGGCCCTATCTATGGCGCGCAATGGCGCAATTGGCCGACCGGCAACGGCGAAAGCATCGATCAGATTGCGCAAGTCGTCGAGCAAATCAAACACACGCCGAATAGCCGCCGCATGTTGGTTTCGGCCTGGAATGTGGCGGATCTGCCTGACGAGTCGCAATCGCCGCAAACCAATGTCGCCAACGGCAAAATGGCCCTGGCGGCCTGTCATGCCCTGTTTCAGTTTTACGTCGCGCCGGCGACCAGCCCTGGCAAAGCTGGCAAGCTTTCGTGCCAGTTGTACCAGCGCAGCTGCGACACGTTTCTGGGGCTACCCTTCAATATCGCCAGCTACGCCTTGTTGACCCATATGTTGGCCCAGCAATGCGATCTCGAGGTGGGCGATTTCATCTGGACCGGTGGCGACGTACATTTGTATCTGAACCATGTCGAACAGGCCAAGTTGCAACTTGGCCGAGAACCTTTCCCCATGCCGCGCCTGCGCATCAGACGCAAACCCGCCTCGATTTTCGACTACCGATACGACGATTTCGAGATGGAAAACTACCAGAGCCATCCCGCCATCAAAGCGCCGATTTCGGTTTGAGACTGGCAGGTAATGCTTGTTACACGCCAATTATTCACGCGCCTTACCATGACAAAATTTGAGCAAATATTCGAACACATACTGACGCATTATCGCGGCCTATTCGCCACCGTTTTCCTGCTGCCTATTTCAGCAATCTATGGCCTGTACGCCGGCTTGCGCAATTGGCTGGCTTTTCGCCTGAACAGCGCGCCCAGCAAGCACGAGACCAGGGTAGCAGCCGTCATAAGGCA
Proteins encoded:
- a CDS encoding Uma2 family endonuclease — encoded protein: MGFALEQDKHYTYRDYLTWPDDFRCELIDGKIYLMTPAPLLAHQDVAGEIFTQAKLALRGKSCRAFIAPVDVRLPSPAEADENTDVVVQPDVFVVCDVGKLDRRGVRGAPDWVVEVLSPSTAGKDQIEKRRIYERHGVLEYWLVHPTDRILTIYRLINGEFGKPDIYPLEEQTPVAVLPGVTIDWNELAPYLRDDDL
- a CDS encoding DUF2058 domain-containing protein; translation: MKKNQLNPLQAQLLKSGLASEAKAREAKTEKRKQDKLKRNNGVDIVDEVKLSAEQARQLQAERDRELNRQRKLAEEQKALAAQIKQITELNRIAQDANGLAYQFNHDNKVKTVYVNDKAREALINGRAGIIHLASGYEIVPAEIARKIQGRDVHSVIVLNQPTQDIAVSDDPYAAYQIPDDLMW
- the thyA gene encoding thymidylate synthase, with translation MQQYLDLLKTLLEQGQQKGDRTGSGTLSIFGHQMRFNLADGFPLVTTKKVHLKSIIHELLWFLQGDTNIAYLKQNGVTIWDEWADANGELGPIYGAQWRNWPTGNGESIDQIAQVVEQIKHTPNSRRMLVSAWNVADLPDESQSPQTNVANGKMALAACHALFQFYVAPATSPGKAGKLSCQLYQRSCDTFLGLPFNIASYALLTHMLAQQCDLEVGDFIWTGGDVHLYLNHVEQAKLQLGREPFPMPRLRIRRKPASIFDYRYDDFEMENYQSHPAIKAPISV